From the Lolium rigidum isolate FL_2022 chromosome 2, APGP_CSIRO_Lrig_0.1, whole genome shotgun sequence genome, one window contains:
- the LOC124687622 gene encoding uncharacterized protein LOC124687622 isoform X3 — MAVKTTGAAWGVDHLRSLMGLLHLCLTEVATAIDPPLTQEGPPQIMGEGGRRVQAEVGGACGVVQGGCSVGMYGSGYQRSTTLQVFCICEPAMSVILPLFQYMKAASGVLFRYFIKKH; from the exons ATGGCGGTCAAGACCACGGGTGCAGCTTGGGGAGTGGACCATCTACGAAGCTTGATGGGCCTGCTACATCTCTGCCTTACAGAAGTGGCCACCGCCATTGACCCTCCTCTAACGCAGGAGGGTCCTCCTCAAATCATGGGGGAGGGCGGCCGGAGAGTGCAAGCGGAGGTGGGAGGCGCTTGTGGTGTAGTACAAGGTGGGTGCAGCGTTGGGATGTATGGTTCGGGGTATCAACGGAGCACCACTCTGCAAGTGTTCTGTATCTGCGAGCCTGCGATGTCTGTCATTCTACCTCTGTTTCAG TATATGAAAGCAGCTTCTGGAGTGTTGTTTAGATATTTTATTAAAAAGCACTAG
- the LOC124687622 gene encoding uncharacterized protein LOC124687622 isoform X1, protein MAVKTTGAAWGVDHLRSLMGLLHLCLTEVATAIDPPLTQEGPPQIMGEGGRRVQAEVGGACGVVQGGCSVGMYGSGYQRSTTLQVFCICEPAMSVILPLFQFICPCVSAASGGSMSAICASVFRCVSFLWCCPVLPYAT, encoded by the exons ATGGCGGTCAAGACCACGGGTGCAGCTTGGGGAGTGGACCATCTACGAAGCTTGATGGGCCTGCTACATCTCTGCCTTACAGAAGTGGCCACCGCCATTGACCCTCCTCTAACGCAGGAGGGTCCTCCTCAAATCATGGGGGAGGGCGGCCGGAGAGTGCAAGCGGAGGTGGGAGGCGCTTGTGGTGTAGTACAAGGTGGGTGCAGCGTTGGGATGTATGGTTCGGGGTATCAACGGAGCACCACTCTGCAAGTGTTCTGTATCTGCGAGCCTGCGATGTCTGTCATTCTACCTCTGTTTCAG TTCATTTGTCCCTGTGTCAGTGCTGCATCTGGAGGTTCCATGTCTGCCATTTGTGCCTCGGTATTCAGGTGTGTTTCTTTCCTTTGGTGCTGCCCTGTTCTACCATATGCTACTTGA
- the LOC124687622 gene encoding uncharacterized protein LOC124687622 isoform X2 — protein MAVKTTGAAWGVDHLRSLMGLLHLCLTEVATAIDPPLTQEGPPQIMGEGGRRVQAEVGGACGVVQGGCSVGMYGSGYQRSTTLQVFCICEPAMSVILPLFQCCIWRFHVCHLCLGIQNLGFGILVLGYCSVLSCMF, from the exons ATGGCGGTCAAGACCACGGGTGCAGCTTGGGGAGTGGACCATCTACGAAGCTTGATGGGCCTGCTACATCTCTGCCTTACAGAAGTGGCCACCGCCATTGACCCTCCTCTAACGCAGGAGGGTCCTCCTCAAATCATGGGGGAGGGCGGCCGGAGAGTGCAAGCGGAGGTGGGAGGCGCTTGTGGTGTAGTACAAGGTGGGTGCAGCGTTGGGATGTATGGTTCGGGGTATCAACGGAGCACCACTCTGCAAGTGTTCTGTATCTGCGAGCCTGCGATGTCTGTCATTCTACCTCTGTTTCAG TGCTGCATCTGGAGGTTCCATGTCTGCCATTTGTGCCTCGGTATTCAG AATCTTGGATTTGGTATCCTTGTCCTGGGCTATTGTTCTGTGCTCAGCTGCATGTTTTGA